One window of Trueperaceae bacterium genomic DNA carries:
- a CDS encoding HD-GYP domain-containing protein: MLASVRSFQALLGPLAGSLVTFLVFWLLYSSPENDPRLVAPLTHFWVVSLTSLLAVALAVLVGVAGARARDSRIVYLSAGFASMAGFFALHGLSTPGVILGPNSVTPVASQLALMAFAASMVAAAYLSPVERRGPLLGVLAAWVGLIAVFDVALMLRPDLARFVPVQNAPLKHAVTVVVVGLLALAGTRFLEGYRLSRSTIHLVMLHVTGWVMVSQVIMVLGEVFRLSWWLYHVALLLAVAVMLATFARQLRAGKLASDLTALLDDDALKRLAYGLRPEVRALVVATEAKDPYTAGHMQRVADLAVRIGGALGLQPEELRVLAQAGVIHDVGKIEVPDAVLNKPGRLDDAERALIEQHPANGERIGRSLGMLRLELEVIRHHHERWDGSGYPDRLAGEAIPYLARILAVADVYDALTSERAYRHAWAPEEALALLERESGRAFDPRVVAAAVVVLRGAPAPVRATRHDLRMTFVGAE, from the coding sequence ATGCTCGCTTCCGTGCGCAGCTTCCAGGCCCTGCTAGGACCGCTCGCGGGGTCGCTGGTCACGTTCCTCGTCTTCTGGCTCCTCTACTCCTCCCCCGAGAACGACCCGCGGCTGGTCGCGCCCCTGACCCACTTCTGGGTCGTCTCGCTGACGTCGCTGCTGGCCGTGGCGCTGGCCGTCCTGGTGGGCGTCGCCGGCGCCAGGGCGCGCGACTCGCGCATCGTCTACCTGTCGGCCGGCTTCGCCAGCATGGCCGGCTTCTTCGCCCTGCACGGCCTCTCGACGCCCGGCGTGATCCTCGGCCCCAACTCCGTCACGCCGGTCGCCTCGCAGCTCGCGCTGATGGCCTTCGCCGCCTCGATGGTCGCGGCCGCCTACCTCAGCCCCGTCGAGCGCCGCGGACCGCTCCTCGGCGTGCTCGCCGCGTGGGTCGGGCTCATCGCCGTCTTCGACGTGGCGCTCATGCTGCGGCCCGACCTGGCCCGCTTCGTGCCCGTGCAGAACGCGCCCCTGAAGCACGCCGTGACCGTCGTCGTCGTGGGGCTGCTGGCGCTCGCCGGCACGCGCTTCCTCGAGGGCTACCGGCTGTCGCGCTCCACGATCCACCTCGTCATGCTCCACGTGACGGGCTGGGTGATGGTCTCGCAGGTGATCATGGTCCTCGGCGAGGTGTTCCGCCTCTCGTGGTGGCTCTACCACGTGGCCCTGCTGCTGGCCGTCGCGGTGATGCTCGCGACGTTCGCCAGGCAGCTCCGCGCCGGCAAGCTGGCCTCCGACCTCACCGCCCTCCTCGACGACGACGCCCTCAAGCGGCTGGCCTACGGCCTGCGGCCCGAGGTGCGCGCCCTGGTGGTGGCCACCGAGGCCAAGGACCCCTACACGGCCGGCCACATGCAGCGCGTCGCCGACCTGGCCGTGAGGATCGGCGGCGCCCTCGGCCTCCAGCCCGAGGAGCTGCGCGTGCTCGCCCAGGCCGGCGTCATCCACGACGTCGGCAAGATCGAGGTGCCGGACGCGGTCCTCAACAAGCCCGGCCGCCTCGACGACGCCGAGCGCGCGCTCATCGAGCAGCACCCCGCGAACGGCGAGCGCATCGGCCGCTCGCTGGGAATGCTCCGGCTCGAGCTCGAGGTCATCCGGCACCACCACGAGCGCTGGGACGGCTCCGGCTACCCCGACCGCCTGGCCGGCGAGGCGATCCCCTACCTCGCGCGGATCCTCGCGGTCGCGGACGTGTACGACGCGCTCACCTCGGAGCGCGCCTACCGGCACGCCTGGGCGCCGGAGGAGGCGCTCGCCCTGCTGGAGCGCGAGTCGGGTCGCGCGTTCGACCCCCGCGTCGTGGCGGCGGCCGTCGTCGTCCTGCGCGGCGCGCCCGCGCCGGTGAGGGCCACGCGGCACGACCTGCGCATGACCTTCGTCGGCGCCGAATGA
- a CDS encoding F0F1 ATP synthase subunit gamma codes for MSSGERVRRRLESTRSLGSVVHTMKTLASVRVHQYRRTMRALDASTLTLDRAARAVLHLHPELAEPPPVAPDAPTALCVFGSDRGLCGPFNDRMARAAADRLAGDAARERTRVAAVGRRVGARLRAIGVATSVQLAAPSSLATVEVAMAALLDLVDEWRREGVAERLLLVYGRPLGATRFEPRTVQVMPLDPAWLRSIRDRPWPTRRVPMELADPGRLVGAIVRQRLALAIVKAFGSSLAAENAARLAAMEAASRNVEERLERLRAAYHGARQAAVTAELLDVQASVEALDGP; via the coding sequence GTGAGCAGCGGCGAGCGCGTGCGGCGCCGGCTCGAGAGCACGAGGAGCCTCGGGTCGGTGGTGCACACGATGAAGACTCTCGCGTCGGTGCGCGTGCATCAGTACCGCCGCACGATGCGCGCCCTCGACGCCTCGACCCTCACCCTCGACCGCGCCGCGCGGGCGGTGCTGCACCTCCACCCCGAGCTCGCCGAGCCGCCTCCCGTGGCCCCCGACGCCCCCACGGCCCTGTGCGTGTTCGGTTCCGACAGGGGCCTGTGCGGGCCCTTCAACGACCGCATGGCCCGCGCGGCCGCGGACCGCCTCGCCGGCGACGCCGCCCGCGAGCGCACGCGGGTCGCGGCCGTCGGCAGGCGCGTCGGAGCGCGGCTGAGGGCGATCGGCGTCGCGACGTCCGTGCAGCTCGCGGCGCCGAGCTCGCTGGCGACCGTCGAGGTCGCCATGGCGGCGCTCCTCGACCTGGTCGACGAGTGGCGGCGCGAGGGCGTCGCCGAGCGGCTGCTGCTCGTCTACGGCCGGCCGCTGGGCGCGACGCGCTTCGAGCCGCGCACCGTCCAGGTGATGCCGCTGGACCCGGCGTGGCTGCGCAGCATCCGCGACCGACCGTGGCCGACGAGGCGCGTGCCCATGGAGCTCGCCGACCCCGGCCGGCTGGTCGGGGCGATCGTCCGCCAGCGCCTGGCGCTGGCGATCGTGAAGGCGTTCGGCTCGTCGCTGGCGGCGGAGAACGCCGCGCGCCTGGCCGCCATGGAGGCGGCGTCGCGGAACGTGGAGGAGCGCCTGGAGAGGCTGCGCGCGGCCTACCACGGCGCCAGACAGGCGGCCGTCACGGCCGAGCTGCTGGACGTCCAGGCCTCTGTCGAGGCGCTCGACGGTCCCTGA